A section of the Chryseobacterium scophthalmum genome encodes:
- a CDS encoding NAD(P)H-dependent oxidoreductase → MSLIENLNWRHAVKAYNPEKKVSQEDLNKILEAARLAPTSSGLQPFRVIVVENQDLKNKMVEGALNPEVMRDSSHVLVFAAWDSYSNEKIDKVYDYTTDERDLPRGRFGSYTDKIKDMYNAQTPEQHFAHTARQTYIALGLAMAQAAELKIDSTPAEGFSNEVVDEILGLKELGLKSVSLLYLGYRDQDNDWMASMKKVRIPMEEFIIKK, encoded by the coding sequence ATGTCATTAATAGAAAATTTAAACTGGAGACACGCAGTAAAAGCTTACAATCCGGAAAAAAAAGTTTCTCAGGAAGATTTAAATAAAATTTTAGAAGCCGCAAGATTAGCGCCTACTTCTTCAGGGTTACAGCCTTTCAGAGTAATCGTTGTAGAAAATCAGGATTTAAAAAATAAAATGGTTGAAGGAGCGCTTAATCCGGAAGTGATGAGAGATTCTTCTCATGTATTGGTTTTTGCAGCTTGGGATAGCTATTCTAACGAAAAAATCGATAAAGTATATGATTATACTACGGATGAAAGAGATTTGCCGAGAGGTCGCTTTGGAAGTTATACCGATAAGATAAAAGACATGTACAACGCACAAACTCCGGAACAACATTTTGCACATACAGCACGCCAAACTTATATTGCATTAGGTTTAGCGATGGCACAAGCTGCAGAGCTTAAAATAGATTCTACTCCTGCTGAAGGTTTTAGTAATGAAGTTGTGGATGAAATTTTAGGGCTTAAAGAATTAGGCTTGAAAAGTGTAAGTTTGCTATATCTTGGTTACAGAGATCAGGATAACGACTGGATGGCTTCGATGAAAAAAGTCAGAATTCCTATGGAGGAATTTATCATCAAAAAATAA
- a CDS encoding MarR family winged helix-turn-helix transcriptional regulator, which translates to MENSESLKLENQICFPLYVIAKQITGLYRPFLDELDITYPQYLVMMTLWENDGLAVNNIGEKLYLDSGTLTPLLKRLEAKGFIMRKRKKEDERVVQVFISESGKALQQKACEIPAKMHQKVGVSKEDWAELSNSVKKILNKIDNQ; encoded by the coding sequence ATGGAAAATTCAGAATCTTTAAAATTAGAAAATCAAATTTGCTTTCCTCTATACGTGATCGCAAAACAGATCACAGGTCTTTATCGTCCTTTTCTTGATGAGCTGGATATTACCTATCCACAATATCTTGTGATGATGACTTTGTGGGAAAATGATGGTCTTGCTGTAAACAATATTGGTGAAAAGCTTTATTTAGACAGCGGAACTTTAACGCCCCTTTTAAAAAGACTGGAAGCAAAAGGATTTATCATGAGAAAGCGGAAGAAAGAAGATGAAAGAGTTGTTCAGGTTTTTATATCAGAATCTGGAAAAGCGCTGCAACAAAAAGCTTGTGAAATCCCGGCTAAAATGCATCAGAAAGTTGGAGTTTCTAAAGAAGATTGGGCGGAACTCAGCAACAGCGTAAAAAAAATATTAAACAAAATAGACAATCAATGA
- a CDS encoding organic hydroperoxide resistance protein has product MKTLYTTKVTAKGGRNGQVKSENGILDFEVRMPKALGGANDDFTNPEMLFAAGYSACFDSALNLVINKSKIKTGETTVTADVSIGQIENGGFGLAVELEVNIPEVSIEEARELTEKAHQICPYSNATRNNIEVKLMVTNN; this is encoded by the coding sequence ATGAAAACATTATACACCACAAAAGTTACCGCAAAAGGCGGAAGAAACGGACAAGTAAAAAGTGAAAACGGAATTCTTGATTTTGAAGTAAGAATGCCAAAAGCTTTAGGCGGAGCCAATGACGACTTCACCAATCCTGAAATGCTTTTCGCAGCCGGATATTCTGCATGCTTCGACAGTGCTTTAAATTTAGTAATCAATAAATCTAAAATAAAAACCGGCGAGACGACAGTTACAGCTGATGTAAGTATTGGCCAGATAGAAAACGGAGGATTTGGATTAGCCGTAGAATTAGAAGTTAATATTCCTGAAGTTTCTATTGAAGAAGCTCGTGAATTGACTGAAAAAGCTCATCAGATTTGTCCTTATTCTAATGCGACAAGAAATAATATTGAGGTAAAACTTATGGTGACGAATAACTAA
- a CDS encoding peptide deformylase, translating into MKKITILFILFISFINAQKLTPKEIFLINQGDVNSALPIYQTTDVHQHKTLLNLSTEIDPLDKNTATLVKRMEKSLLSTDGGVGIAAPQVGINRKIIWVQRFDKAGEPLEYFINPVITWRSELQNLGPEGDLSIPDFHDQFYRSKVIQLEYVDLKGQKFSEMVEGFTAVIFQHEIDHLFGILISDKKKKEENDSYLKVDAFKKSDSVGR; encoded by the coding sequence ATGAAAAAAATCACCATACTCTTCATACTTTTTATCAGTTTCATCAATGCTCAAAAGTTGACTCCCAAAGAAATTTTCCTTATTAATCAAGGCGATGTCAATTCAGCTCTACCAATTTATCAGACTACCGATGTTCATCAACATAAAACTTTACTGAACCTTTCTACCGAGATCGATCCGCTTGACAAAAACACGGCAACTTTGGTGAAAAGAATGGAAAAATCACTTCTTTCAACTGACGGTGGAGTAGGAATTGCCGCTCCGCAAGTTGGAATCAACAGAAAAATAATTTGGGTACAGCGTTTTGACAAAGCAGGAGAGCCTTTGGAATATTTCATTAATCCGGTAATTACTTGGAGGTCAGAGTTACAAAATCTCGGCCCGGAAGGAGACTTATCAATTCCCGATTTTCATGATCAGTTTTACAGGAGTAAAGTCATTCAACTGGAATATGTTGACTTAAAAGGTCAGAAATTCTCAGAAATGGTTGAAGGTTTTACGGCGGTGATTTTCCAGCACGAAATTGATCATCTTTTTGGAATTTTAATTTCAGATAAAAAGAAAAAAGAAGAGAATGATTCTTATTTAAAAGTAGATGCTTTTAAGAAAAGTGATTCTGTGGGAAGGTAA
- a CDS encoding ChaN family lipoprotein translates to MKNIFIAILVLGFSAFKAQNFKSYQFYNKKGKAIKAEKLVKQLADYDVVFFGELHNNSIVHWLQLKVTEGLYNKKNKQITLGAEMFERDNQPQLNKYLAGKIEAKSLKDSVRLWNNYTTDYKPLVDFAKDKNLNFIATNIPRKYASQTAKEGLESLNKLSEKEKSYIAQLPINVTLDTPGYPEMKKMMGDHAEGTKVMNFISAQATKDATMAESILNNLQPGKTFIHYNGNFHSKEFGGIYWYIKQKNPNLKMAVISVFESEDDELKIPEKEYIPTDFNLIIPADMTKTY, encoded by the coding sequence ATGAAAAATATTTTTATCGCCATATTGGTTTTAGGATTTTCTGCTTTTAAAGCGCAGAATTTTAAATCGTATCAGTTTTATAATAAAAAAGGAAAAGCCATTAAAGCTGAAAAATTGGTCAAACAGCTTGCTGATTATGATGTTGTTTTCTTTGGGGAACTACACAATAATTCGATTGTGCACTGGCTTCAGTTAAAAGTAACAGAAGGGCTTTACAACAAAAAAAATAAGCAGATCACATTGGGTGCCGAAATGTTTGAAAGAGATAATCAGCCACAGCTTAATAAATATCTTGCCGGTAAAATTGAAGCAAAAAGTTTGAAAGACTCTGTTCGTTTGTGGAATAATTATACCACAGATTATAAACCTTTGGTTGATTTTGCAAAAGATAAAAACCTGAATTTTATTGCAACCAATATTCCAAGAAAATATGCGTCTCAAACAGCAAAAGAAGGTTTAGAATCTTTAAATAAACTGAGTGAAAAAGAAAAGTCTTACATCGCTCAATTGCCGATCAATGTTACTTTAGATACGCCCGGTTATCCTGAAATGAAAAAAATGATGGGCGATCATGCAGAAGGAACCAAAGTGATGAATTTTATTTCGGCTCAAGCGACAAAAGATGCTACAATGGCAGAATCTATTCTAAATAATCTGCAGCCAGGAAAAACATTTATTCATTACAATGGAAACTTTCACAGTAAAGAATTCGGCGGAATTTATTGGTACATCAAACAGAAAAACCCGAATCTGAAAATGGCGGTGATTTCTGTTTTTGAATCTGAAGATGATGAATTGAAAATTCCTGAAAAAGAATATATTCCTACAGATTTTAATCTGATCATTCCGGCGGATATGACCAAGACTTATTAA
- a CDS encoding hemin-degrading factor, producing the protein MNTIVNDLKEKWEALKAENPHMRIRNAAAELGVSEAELLLTNVGEEVTVLKPEFANILTEVEKLGKVMALTRNDECVHERKGTYLNGDFSSPHAQLFVGEDIDLRIFQNHWKFAFAVVEGDKKSLQFFGKDGLALHKIYLTKDSNVEAFEPIVAQFKAEDQNEIFEFEAVAPKAPEKEDSEIDAEGFKKAWTELKDTHDFFMMTRKFGVSRTQALRLAPEGYAKKIDPSKVVNVLEDASEKRLPIMVFVGNRGIIQIHTGEVKKTMWHQQWFNVMDPDFNLHLDVTKIAEAWIVKKPTEDGEVTAIEVFNSEGEFIVQFFGKRKPGIPELQEWKDLVADLEK; encoded by the coding sequence ATGAATACAATAGTTAACGATTTGAAAGAAAAATGGGAAGCTCTGAAAGCAGAAAATCCACATATGAGAATAAGAAATGCCGCTGCAGAATTGGGTGTAAGCGAAGCAGAATTATTATTAACTAACGTAGGAGAAGAAGTAACCGTTCTAAAACCTGAATTTGCAAACATCTTAACAGAAGTTGAAAAATTAGGAAAAGTAATGGCTCTAACGAGAAATGACGAGTGTGTTCACGAAAGAAAAGGAACTTATTTAAATGGTGATTTCAGCAGTCCTCATGCACAGCTTTTTGTAGGTGAAGATATCGATTTGAGAATCTTCCAAAATCACTGGAAATTTGCTTTTGCTGTAGTTGAAGGTGATAAAAAGAGTCTTCAATTCTTCGGAAAAGACGGTTTAGCACTTCACAAAATTTATTTAACTAAAGACAGCAATGTTGAAGCTTTCGAACCTATCGTTGCTCAGTTTAAAGCTGAAGATCAGAATGAAATTTTCGAATTTGAAGCAGTTGCTCCAAAAGCTCCTGAAAAAGAAGATTCAGAAATTGATGCTGAAGGTTTCAAAAAAGCTTGGACTGAACTTAAAGATACCCACGATTTCTTCATGATGACCAGAAAATTCGGTGTTTCAAGAACTCAGGCTTTGAGATTGGCTCCGGAAGGATATGCTAAAAAAATTGATCCTTCAAAAGTGGTAAATGTTTTGGAAGATGCTTCTGAAAAGAGACTTCCGATCATGGTTTTCGTTGGAAACAGAGGAATTATCCAGATTCACACCGGAGAAGTGAAAAAAACAATGTGGCACCAACAATGGTTTAATGTAATGGATCCTGATTTCAATTTACATTTAGATGTTACAAAGATCGCTGAAGCTTGGATCGTGAAAAAACCAACTGAAGATGGTGAAGTTACGGCAATCGAAGTATTCAACAGCGAAGGCGAGTTTATCGTACAATTCTTCGGAAAAAGAAAGCCGGGAATCCCTGAACTACAAGAATGGAAAGATTTGGTAGCAGATCTTGAAAAATAA
- a CDS encoding class I SAM-dependent methyltransferase, with the protein MEQKDLKILAQNLANPQGEKGIQIGEMMNETNIGMTLESIKTLLIEDDEHILEIGHGNAAHVKSLLSLAQNIQYTGIDISETMNLEAKRLNETFKNQAEFVLYEGTKLPFEDKTFDKIFTVNTVYFWGNPVEYLNEIYRVLKKNGTFVLTFGQRDFMETLPFTQFDFTLYNSDEMEETVSKSLFKRMKISEKEEEIKSKTGDELIKRNYTVLTIKK; encoded by the coding sequence ATGGAACAAAAAGATTTAAAAATATTAGCACAAAACCTTGCCAATCCTCAAGGTGAAAAAGGTATTCAGATTGGAGAAATGATGAATGAAACCAACATCGGAATGACTTTGGAAAGCATCAAAACTCTTTTAATTGAAGATGATGAGCATATTCTTGAAATTGGTCACGGAAATGCAGCTCACGTAAAAAGTCTTTTAAGTTTAGCTCAAAACATACAATACACAGGAATTGATATTTCCGAAACGATGAATCTTGAAGCTAAAAGATTAAATGAAACATTTAAAAATCAGGCAGAATTTGTTTTGTATGAAGGAACGAAACTGCCTTTTGAAGATAAGACCTTCGATAAAATATTTACCGTAAACACCGTTTATTTTTGGGGAAATCCGGTAGAATATTTAAATGAAATCTACAGAGTTTTAAAAAAGAACGGAACATTTGTTCTTACTTTTGGGCAGAGAGATTTCATGGAAACTCTACCTTTCACTCAATTCGATTTTACTCTTTACAATTCGGATGAAATGGAAGAAACGGTTTCTAAAAGTCTTTTTAAAAGAATGAAAATTTCTGAAAAAGAAGAAGAAATAAAAAGTAAAACCGGAGACGAATTAATCAAAAGAAATTACACAGTTTTAACCATAAAAAAATAA
- a CDS encoding heme ABC transporter ATP-binding protein: MIKAQQISYKHKEFHILNDVDVSLGFGEFLAIVGPNGAGKSSLLSVLANEVKTNHQILFKDKNIRDWKVAELSKHKAKFSQHNSNDIPLEVKDVVMMGRYPYFDAQPKKEDHEAMNKMMYETDVYHLKDREYNTLSGGEKQRVHLSRVLAQLDNEITQKLVFLDEPLNNLDIKHQYKALEIIKNFTKHENSAVVVLHDLNLAAQYADKILLMKSGQVAAYGTPEEVFTAENISEAYNFPCTICDHPITNNPMIIFG, from the coding sequence ATGATAAAAGCTCAGCAAATAAGTTATAAACATAAAGAATTTCATATTCTAAATGATGTGGATGTTTCTTTGGGCTTTGGCGAATTTTTAGCAATAGTTGGTCCAAACGGAGCAGGGAAATCAAGTCTACTGAGTGTTCTGGCAAATGAAGTGAAAACTAATCATCAAATCTTATTTAAAGATAAAAATATCAGAGACTGGAAAGTTGCCGAACTTTCAAAACATAAAGCTAAATTTTCTCAGCACAACTCCAACGATATTCCTTTGGAAGTAAAAGATGTAGTGATGATGGGACGTTACCCGTATTTCGATGCTCAACCCAAAAAGGAAGATCATGAAGCGATGAACAAAATGATGTATGAAACTGATGTTTATCATTTGAAAGACAGAGAATACAATACTTTGTCGGGCGGAGAAAAACAAAGGGTGCATTTATCGAGAGTTTTAGCTCAATTGGATAATGAAATTACTCAAAAACTGGTTTTTTTGGATGAACCTTTGAATAATTTAGATATAAAACATCAGTATAAAGCTTTGGAAATCATTAAAAATTTCACAAAGCATGAAAATTCTGCAGTGGTTGTGTTGCACGATTTAAATTTGGCCGCTCAGTACGCAGATAAAATTTTATTGATGAAATCAGGACAAGTTGCAGCATACGGCACACCGGAAGAAGTTTTTACGGCTGAAAATATCAGTGAGGCTTACAATTTTCCATGTACTATTTGCGATCATCCTATTACTAATAACCCAATGATCATTTTCGGATAA
- a CDS encoding FecCD family ABC transporter permease, with the protein MKAQSKLYFYMILSTILLVFIAVWSLNTGVYDFGDRSAFEVLWKVIVGESDLSLSDKYIVWDVRASRIVMAIIIGSMLSVSGTSLQGLFRNPLATGDLIGLTAGATLMAAITIVLGGHFREYLPEAVQFSLVGIAAFIGSLLAMLLVYKISTSGGKTNVVMMLLSGVAISAIGFSITGFLIYISKDEQLRDLTFWNMGSLAAATWTKNIILAVILIISYVILLPKGKALNAMMLGEKDAQHLGINVERLKKQIVIIVSLMVGSCVAFSGTIGFVGLIVPYILRLLFKSNYSFILPLSAIFGSVLLLTADTVSRSVVEPSELPIGILTAMMGAPIFIAILLKFKKSV; encoded by the coding sequence TTGAAAGCACAAAGTAAATTATACTTTTACATGATATTAAGTACCATACTGCTCGTTTTTATAGCAGTATGGTCTTTGAATACAGGGGTTTATGATTTCGGTGATAGATCTGCGTTTGAAGTTTTATGGAAAGTAATTGTAGGTGAGTCTGACTTATCTTTAAGTGATAAATATATTGTTTGGGATGTGAGAGCATCCAGAATTGTGATGGCAATCATTATCGGAAGTATGCTTTCGGTTTCAGGAACCAGTTTGCAGGGGTTATTCAGAAATCCTTTAGCAACCGGAGATTTAATAGGATTGACGGCAGGAGCTACATTAATGGCGGCAATTACAATTGTTTTAGGAGGGCATTTCAGAGAATATCTTCCTGAGGCAGTACAATTTTCCCTTGTCGGGATTGCGGCTTTTATTGGTTCTCTTCTTGCCATGTTGCTGGTTTACAAAATCTCTACAAGCGGAGGGAAAACCAATGTGGTCATGATGCTTTTATCGGGTGTTGCTATTTCTGCGATCGGTTTTTCTATCACAGGATTTTTGATCTATATTTCAAAAGATGAGCAATTACGAGATCTAACCTTCTGGAATATGGGAAGTTTAGCCGCAGCAACTTGGACGAAGAATATTATTTTAGCGGTGATCTTAATTATTTCTTATGTCATTCTTTTACCTAAAGGAAAAGCTTTAAATGCGATGATGTTAGGCGAAAAAGATGCACAGCATTTAGGAATTAATGTAGAAAGATTAAAAAAACAAATCGTTATCATCGTTTCATTAATGGTGGGAAGTTGCGTGGCTTTTTCCGGAACAATTGGTTTTGTAGGATTAATTGTACCTTATATTTTAAGGCTTTTATTTAAATCTAATTACAGTTTTATCTTGCCATTATCTGCCATTTTCGGTAGTGTTTTATTACTTACAGCAGATACAGTGAGCAGGAGTGTAGTAGAACCCTCAGAATTACCCATCGGAATTTTAACGGCAATGATGGGAGCACCTATTTTCATTGCTATTTTGTTGAAATTTAAAAAGTCAGTATAA
- a CDS encoding heme/hemin ABC transporter substrate-binding protein: MKKFILAASVLMAVYSCKKEVQKPTENGNELVAEAPKSNNKIVTLNGGITEIVAALGHEKEIVATDVTSTYPESLKKSSENLGHVRSITIEPIMAVSPTLILGSDKDINPELMGKIKASGIKTETFKQEYTVEGTKKLIADVAKAIGNTDYQKLNDKIDADLKQIQPIAKKPKVLFIYARGNMMMVAGKNTPMAALINLAGGENAVNDFEDFKPLTPEAVVKANPDVLFFFSSGLQSSGGNEGALKMPGVSQTNAGKNKKIIAMDGGLVSGFGPRLGEAAVSLNKLLVESTK, translated from the coding sequence ATGAAAAAATTCATCCTTGCCGCTTCTGTTCTTATGGCAGTGTATTCTTGCAAAAAAGAAGTGCAAAAGCCTACAGAAAACGGAAATGAACTTGTTGCAGAAGCTCCAAAATCAAACAATAAAATTGTAACTTTAAACGGTGGAATTACTGAAATTGTTGCCGCTTTAGGTCACGAAAAAGAAATTGTAGCAACAGATGTTACCAGTACGTATCCTGAATCTTTAAAGAAATCTTCAGAAAATTTAGGTCATGTAAGATCAATTACGATTGAGCCAATCATGGCGGTTTCGCCTACATTGATTTTAGGATCAGATAAAGATATCAACCCAGAATTGATGGGTAAAATAAAAGCTTCAGGAATTAAAACTGAAACTTTCAAGCAGGAGTATACAGTAGAAGGAACTAAAAAATTAATTGCTGATGTTGCAAAAGCAATAGGAAACACAGATTATCAGAAATTAAATGATAAAATTGATGCCGATTTAAAACAAATTCAGCCAATTGCTAAAAAACCAAAAGTATTATTCATCTACGCAAGAGGAAATATGATGATGGTTGCTGGTAAAAATACACCAATGGCGGCCTTAATTAATTTGGCAGGAGGAGAAAATGCTGTGAATGATTTTGAAGATTTCAAACCTTTAACTCCGGAAGCGGTGGTAAAAGCAAATCCTGATGTATTGTTCTTCTTTTCAAGCGGATTACAGAGTTCAGGTGGAAACGAGGGTGCTTTAAAAATGCCGGGTGTTTCTCAAACCAATGCGGGTAAAAACAAAAAAATTATCGCAATGGATGGTGGTTTAGTTTCAGGTTTCGGTCCTAGACTAGGTGAGGCTGCAGTTTCATTAAACAAACTTTTAGTTGAAAGCACAAAGTAA
- a CDS encoding HmuY family protein, with the protein MKKILFGLLIGASFISQSCINDNEDPVPVSKTDGNVVDANVGGAAQPNQVWIDLGTDTKTYTKRTDWDLALYSGNEFKVVLNSSIMMAAGKIAGATNIDLVTEASVSTLKDQVQVANFNPANVEYIDDVNGDFPSGTTAIEEIKANDSENAVYLVNLGKDIFKGVTAIGSITTGGDNRGWMKVQIVRSGTGYKIKYAELNKTEHKEITVTKNTAYNFNFVSLKDNKELFIQPEKKKWDLCFTVFTNTITGAGSYIYGDFVTTNNVGGAGAYEVVIPSPASGVEAYTNFKISDIDPTKFIYNNQRVIGANWRNPVGTNGLEVYGDRFYVIKDPDGNYFKLRFTRLTKATTDQNGQAGERGFAQFEYKPLY; encoded by the coding sequence ATGAAAAAAATACTATTTGGATTATTAATAGGAGCTTCTTTTATTTCTCAGTCTTGTATTAATGATAACGAAGATCCTGTTCCGGTTTCAAAAACCGATGGTAATGTGGTAGACGCTAACGTTGGAGGTGCTGCACAGCCAAATCAGGTGTGGATAGATTTGGGAACTGATACTAAAACTTATACAAAAAGAACCGATTGGGATTTAGCTCTATATTCAGGAAATGAATTTAAAGTAGTTTTAAATTCATCAATCATGATGGCAGCGGGAAAAATTGCTGGTGCTACCAATATAGATTTAGTTACCGAAGCAAGTGTATCTACTTTGAAAGATCAGGTACAGGTAGCAAACTTCAATCCTGCAAACGTTGAATATATTGACGATGTTAACGGAGATTTTCCTTCAGGAACCACCGCAATTGAAGAAATCAAAGCCAATGATTCTGAAAATGCTGTTTATCTTGTAAACTTGGGAAAAGATATCTTTAAAGGAGTGACAGCTATTGGTTCAATTACAACCGGAGGTGATAATCGTGGCTGGATGAAAGTACAGATTGTAAGATCAGGAACAGGTTATAAGATAAAATATGCCGAACTTAATAAAACGGAACATAAAGAAATTACTGTTACCAAAAATACAGCTTACAACTTCAACTTTGTAAGTCTGAAAGATAATAAAGAGCTTTTCATTCAGCCCGAAAAAAAGAAATGGGATTTGTGTTTTACTGTATTTACCAATACAATTACAGGAGCAGGAAGTTATATTTACGGAGACTTTGTAACCACTAATAATGTGGGTGGAGCAGGAGCATATGAGGTTGTAATTCCTTCGCCGGCTTCAGGAGTTGAAGCGTATACAAATTTCAAAATTTCAGATATTGATCCAACTAAATTCATCTATAATAATCAACGAGTAATTGGAGCAAACTGGAGAAACCCTGTAGGAACCAATGGTCTTGAAGTATATGGCGATCGTTTTTACGTAATTAAAGATCCCGATGGAAATTATTTTAAATTGAGATTCACAAGACTTACAAAAGCTACCACAGATCAAAACGGTCAGGCTGGTGAAAGAGGTTTTGCTCAGTTCGAATATAAACCATTGTATTAA